From Thunnus maccoyii chromosome 21, fThuMac1.1, whole genome shotgun sequence, the proteins below share one genomic window:
- the terf1 gene encoding telomeric repeat-binding factor 1, translated as MKQFQKEDNMDPELDNKTATPNNTDESVQFSRVTAVASRWMQDFLFVSLCRRFKEGNLDAFNETLSTFKAICQSVSLKGDLCDEKTVICAFLARVMHGKQLDVVFEEDDSVMPLMSAAKIWSRLRETAEDESLFENITILLLVQSVAVCLEKGQRSSASSALKWFENNHEFPQNLTVKLTTIVTQRDTYHPFLMSFSFSRLLETIQSFLDTYLEKNPSDFLLKAATKMAQSSQDIEGFEDTVTQHISLLEKANESTKKDAKKKEKAVCLRTKRKLLSTKITDVWKPDSCKKPYISLRRMSNNDLSQLSERSLDTSKIKQESRKTRKRPQKWNAQMDKNLKDGVKRHGQGKWSRILLDYDFEGRTGTMLKDRWRILMRAHKV; from the exons atgaaacaatttcAGAAAGAAGACAACATGGATCCTGAGCTCGACAACAAAACAGCCACACCAAATAATACAGATGAAAGTGTTCAATTCTCCCGCGTTACAGCTGTTGCTTCACGGTGGATGCAGGACTTCTTGTTTGTAAGTCTGTGTCGGCGTTTCAAGGAAGGAAATCTTGATGCATTCAATGAAACGCTTTCGACTTTCAAGG CCATTTGTCAGAGTGTCTCTCTCAAAGGAGACCTCTGTGATGAGAAAACTGTGATATGTGCCTTCCTCGCAAGAGTCATGCATGGAAAGCAGTTGG ATGTCGTATTTGAGGAGGATGACAGCGTGATGCCTCTTATGTCTGCTGCCAAAATATGGTCACGCCTGAGAGAAACAGCGGAAGATGAAAGTTTGTTTGAAAACATTACGATTCTTCTGCTTGTCCAG TCTGTGGCTGTGTGCTTGGAGAAAGGTCAAAgatcttctgcttcttctgctctCAAGTGGTTTGAGAACAACCATGAATTCCCACAG AACTTGACAGTCAAGCTGACAACAATAGTGACACAGAGGGACACCTACCATCCATTCCTCATGAGCTTCAGCTTCAGCCGCCTGCTGGAGACAATCCAGTCCTTCTTGGACACCTACCTGGAGAAGAACCCCTCTGACTTCCTTCTCAAG GCAGCCACAAAGATGGCCCAGTCGTCACAGGACATTGAAGGTTTTGAGGACACGGTGACGCAACACATCTCTCTCTTAGAAAAGGCCAATGAATCAACAAAAAAGGACGCAAA aaaaaaggagaaagctGTTTGTTTGAG AACAAAACGGAAACTTCTCTCAACTAAAATAACTGATGTGTGGAAACCTGATTCTTGCAAGAAGCCTTACATCTCCCTCAGAAGAATGTCCAACAATG ACTTATCACAGCTGTCTGAGAGGTCATTGGACACCTCGAAGATCAAACAAGaatcaagaaaaacaagaaaacgaCCTCAG AAGTGGAACGCCCAGATGGACAAAAACCTCAAGGATGGCGTTAAACGTCACGGCCAGGGGAAGTGGTCTCGCATATTATTGGATTATGACTTTGAAGGACGCACTGGTACCATGCTCAAAGACCGCTGGAGAATTCTAATGAGGGCACACAAAGTCTGA
- the LOC121888152 gene encoding somatomedin-B and thrombospondin type-1 domain-containing protein encodes MMGSSVEFTCLLLVVSTLVKNHLVSGGCLGRCCRGRDMGCMTTDWRMDRVYGTCYCDEGCVRTKDCCFDYFTECPAQDCAVSEWSFWSGCAKPCQPSMRVRVRHIEQQPSNNGEPCPSLEQKAGCREYRDYHGAHCGVESGLAFITSMEFGKGRPKHDNYGNPLNPGFCVEFTLESRTPHCTVHNQPHTHWMRYVTEGFKVCVACEPPAMRNNSGSCQGDGQQSDKKAVLRWQAVGYPQCSGTWKKIQKTQRCNCPPQHSFVFI; translated from the exons ATGATGGGATCCTCTGTGGAGTTTACCTGCTTGTTGCTGGTGGTTTCTACCCTGGTCAAGAACCACTTGGTTTCTGGGGGTTGTTTGGGGAGATGCTGCCGCGGCAGAGACATGGGATGCATGACCACTGACTGGAGGATGGACCGTGTGTATGGGACATGCTACTGCGACGAGGGCTGTGTCAGGACCAAGGATTGCTGCTTCGACTACTTCACAGAGTGCCCAG CTCAGGACTGCGCTGTGAGCGAGTGGAGCTTTTGGAGTGGCTGTGCCAAGCCCTGCCAACCTTCAATGCGAGTGCGTGTACGTCACATAGAGCAGCAGCCCAGTAACAACGGAGAGCCCTGTCCCAGCCTGGAGCAAAAAGCCGGCTGCAGGGAGTACAGAGACTACCATGGCGCCCACTGTGGAGTCGAGTCAG GTCTTGCATTCATCACAAGCATGGAGTTTGGCAAGGGGAGGCCCAAGCATGACAACTATGGAAACCCCCTGAACCCTGG ATTCTGTGTGGAATTCACACTGGAGTCGCGGACACCCCACTGCACAGTGCACaaccagccacacacacactggatgcgCTACGTGACAGAGGGCTTTAAAGTGTGCGTGGCATGTGAACCACCTGCTATGCGAAACAATAGTGGCAGCTGCCAGGGAGATGGTCAGCAATCAGACAA AAAAGCTGTGCTCCGCTGGCAGGCAGTGGGGTACCCTCAGTGCAGCGGCACATGGAAGAAGATCCAGAAAACCCAGCGGTGCAACTGTCCACCACAACACAGCTTTGTGTTCATCTGA